In a genomic window of Candidatus Binatia bacterium:
- the tolQ gene encoding protein TolQ — protein sequence MIEHLFSGTGPVVLAVLWILIACSAAAWGITFYKLGQIRRARKQSERFIEVFWDSNSLSHIHTASLEFKQSPVAQVFRAGYQELVRLTRGKRGERGEEESDTELGGSANVERAMRRATNQEVTKLEKALTFLATIASTAPFIGLFGTVWGIMNAFRGLSEAQTSSIQAVAPGISEALIATAVGLAAAIPAVVAYNHFNREVRVLHADMENFSAEFLNIAERHFLK from the coding sequence ATGATCGAGCACCTCTTTTCGGGGACCGGTCCGGTCGTTCTCGCCGTACTGTGGATACTCATCGCGTGCTCCGCGGCCGCGTGGGGCATCACCTTTTACAAGCTCGGCCAGATTCGCCGGGCCCGCAAGCAGTCCGAGCGCTTCATCGAGGTGTTTTGGGACTCCAACAGCTTGAGCCACATCCACACGGCGAGCCTGGAGTTCAAGCAGAGCCCGGTCGCGCAGGTCTTCCGCGCGGGCTACCAGGAGCTGGTGCGCCTGACGCGCGGCAAGCGCGGTGAGCGCGGCGAGGAGGAATCGGACACCGAGCTCGGCGGCTCGGCGAACGTCGAGCGGGCGATGCGCCGGGCGACGAACCAGGAAGTGACGAAGCTCGAGAAGGCGCTCACGTTCCTTGCGACCATCGCGTCGACGGCGCCGTTCATCGGCCTGTTCGGGACGGTGTGGGGAATCATGAACGCCTTCCGCGGGCTCTCGGAGGCGCAGACCTCGAGCATCCAGGCGGTCGCGCCGGGCATCTCGGAGGCGCTGATCGCGACGGCGGTCGGCCTCGCGGCGGCGATTCCCGCCGTGGTCGCGTACAACCACTTCAATCGCGAGGTCCGCGTCCTGCACGCCGACATGGAAAATTTCTCGGCCGAGTTCCTCAACATCGCCGAGCGCCACTTCTTGAAGTGA
- a CDS encoding phosphoglycerate kinase, producing MKIIDQVELDGRRTFIRVDFNVPLEGSGDVRTITDDSRIRAALPTIRYAVEHGARVVLASHLGRPKGKRDPRESLAPAARRLSELLGKEVPLAPDCVGPEVEQMVAKLGKGEVLMLENLRFHAGEEKNDAEFAKQLAALADVYVNDAFGAAHRAHASTAGMARLVPVRAAGFLLRDEIHHLGALLRSPEKPFVAILGGAKVSDKISVIDNLLPRIDTLLVGGAMAYTFLRARGVAVGASRVEEDKIEEAKRTLEQAEQRGVRLLLPEDHVVARKPEATAESKVTPGQEIEDGWLGVDIGPKTRERYAAEIAKAKTVLWNGPMGIFEMEPFAGGTVAVARAVADAQGAFTVVGGGDSVAAVQQAGVAERIKHISTGGGASLEFLEGQTLPGVAALED from the coding sequence ATGAAGATCATCGACCAAGTCGAGCTCGACGGTCGTCGGACGTTCATCCGCGTCGACTTCAACGTGCCGCTCGAAGGCTCCGGCGACGTGCGGACGATCACCGACGACTCGCGCATCCGCGCGGCGCTGCCGACCATCCGTTACGCCGTCGAGCACGGCGCGCGCGTGGTGCTCGCGTCGCACCTCGGTCGGCCGAAGGGGAAGCGCGACCCGCGCGAGAGCCTAGCCCCCGCCGCGCGTCGCCTGTCGGAGCTGCTCGGCAAGGAGGTGCCGCTCGCGCCCGACTGCGTCGGTCCGGAGGTCGAGCAGATGGTCGCCAAGCTCGGCAAAGGCGAGGTCCTGATGCTCGAGAACCTGCGCTTCCACGCCGGCGAGGAGAAGAACGACGCGGAGTTCGCGAAGCAGCTCGCGGCGCTCGCCGACGTCTACGTGAACGACGCGTTCGGCGCCGCGCACCGCGCGCACGCGTCGACCGCCGGCATGGCGCGCCTCGTCCCGGTGCGGGCGGCGGGCTTCCTGCTGCGCGACGAGATCCATCACCTCGGCGCGCTGCTGCGCAGCCCCGAGAAGCCCTTCGTCGCGATCCTCGGCGGTGCCAAGGTCTCCGACAAGATCTCGGTGATCGACAACCTCCTGCCCCGCATCGACACGCTGCTCGTCGGCGGAGCGATGGCCTACACCTTCCTACGCGCCCGCGGCGTCGCGGTCGGCGCCTCGCGCGTCGAGGAGGACAAGATCGAGGAGGCCAAGCGGACGCTCGAGCAGGCCGAGCAGCGCGGCGTCCGCCTGCTCCTGCCCGAGGACCACGTCGTCGCCCGCAAGCCCGAGGCGACGGCCGAGTCCAAGGTCACCCCGGGACAGGAGATCGAGGACGGCTGGCTCGGCGTCGACATCGGTCCCAAGACCCGCGAGCGCTACGCCGCCGAGATCGCGAAGGCGAAGACCGTGCTGTGGAACGGCCCCATGGGGATCTTCGAGATGGAGCCGTTCGCCGGCGGCACGGTGGCGGTCGCCCGCGCGGTCGCGGACGCGCAGGGCGCCTTCACCGTGGTCGGCGGCGGCGACTCCGTTGCGGCCGTGCAGCAGGCCGGCGTCGCGGAGCGGATCAAGCACATCTCGACCGGCGGCGGCGCGTCGCTCGAGTTCCTCGAGGGGCAGACGCTGCCCGGGGTCGCCGCGCTGGAGGACTGA